Proteins encoded in a region of the Cyclopterus lumpus isolate fCycLum1 chromosome 23, fCycLum1.pri, whole genome shotgun sequence genome:
- the si:dkey-14d8.1 gene encoding zinc finger protein 184 — MEKRSDSAGVGGSLPLSSLRLMASPLQLTYSYIWQVIRHRNVKQYGKVEEFVTMVTQTVPDLISFKQTAQLVLGLRARIILDLLHKDGPPDSRAIQTLINKLKVSSSLAKDAEVEKSQTNFMVLVQNLLKNPAEKKRFFQEVFPVQYGTKFDTALQALTAGLVCKLEQVLPVPNLSQLGAMISAKPSVLEACGGFIPDTGDLKTLLLHQQAKGLLGVKATISSSVGNCVLSSLAFRAKPVEPPLPPPESPMRLEVTEASPAPHSDTEELGGVSDDSERPADPATGPQARGRHVHKSADDSAEKEKSGTTVAPGENLVQEKSGTPEQPATTPQSRGEAAAPEAADKPESQRPPLKPIPFRVVQMPIKLASTLQNAGTKDGQKPQTQRVTLHQWVSQIATNSLSLPALPPLPPARFSTGDDMKPSIRRKKQIRPPADRFTCTVCDKSFPYQSKLMDHERIHTGEKPFACPACNKSFRTQAFLNNHLKTHSTARPYACGQCGKCFNKLQSLTKHMLAHSGQKPFYCNICNKGFTQSTYFKRHMECHTSQMTFPCKHCNKSFPTAFKLSNHERWHTRDRPHMCERCGKRFLVPSLLKRHMGYHIGDRQYLCSQCGKTFVYLSDLKRHQQDHVPKAKIPCPVCQKKFSSKYCLRVHLRIHTRERPYRCSICEKTFTQVGNLKVHIRLHTNERPFSCDVCGKTYKLASHLNVHKRTHTCKKPWTCETCGKGFSVPGLLKKHEQLHLRDANPEFAGKRRHRGKHKKHSLKRKYDEEDEGSDDY, encoded by the exons ATGGAGAAACGATCTGACTCCGCGG GTGTTGGAGGttcccttcctctgtcctccctccgcTTGATGGcgtcccctctgcagctgacgTACTCGTACATATGGCAGGTCATACGGCACAGAAACGTGAAGCAGTACGGTAAAGTGGAGGAGTTTGTGACCATGGTGACACAGACGGTTCCTGATCTTATAAGCTTCAAGCAGACGGCCCAGCTCGTCCTGGGGTTGAGAGCAAGG ATCATTTTGGATTTGCTTCACAAAGACGGACCACCAGATTCCAGAGCTATTCAAACTCTCATAAATAAGTTGAAGGTCTCATCATCTTTAGCG AAGGACGCAGAAGTGGAGAAATCTCAAACAAACTTCATGGTGCTGGTCCAGAATCTGCTTAAAAACCCAGCTGAAAAGAAGCGCTTCTTCCAG gaagtGTTCCCTGTTCAGTACGGCACAAAGTTTGATACAGCGCTACAAGCTCTGACTGCAGGTCTGGTGTGCAAACTGGAGCAAGTTCTTCCTGTTCCCAATCTCTCCCAG CTTGGGGCCATGATCTCAGCAAAGCCGTCTGTCCTGGAGGCATGTGGAGGCTTCATCCCCGACACTGGGGACCTGAAGACTCTCCTCTTGCACCAGCAGGCCAAGGGACTCCTTGGTGTTAAAG CAACCATCTCGTCCTCGGTGGGAAACTGTGTGCTCTCTTCACTCGCCTTCCGGGCCAAACCAgtagaaccaccactaccaccaccagaATCACCAATGCGATTAGAGGTCACAGAAGCCAGCCCGGCCCCCCACAGTGACACTGAAGAACTGGGGGGGGTGTCCGACGACTCTGAGCGCCCAGCAGACCCAGCTACTGGACCACAGGCAAGAGGGCGACATGTTCATAAATCAGCTGATGATAGtgctgaaaaggaaaaaagtggcACTACAGTTGCTCCGGGGGAGAATTTGGTGCAAGAGAAAAGTGGCACACCGGAACAGCCTGCCACAACTCCACAAAGCAGAGGGGAAGCTGCAGCGCCCGAAGCAGCAGATAAACCAGAATCACAGCGGCCTCCCTTGAAACCGATCCCTTTCCGGGTAGTTCAAATGCCGATCAAACTCGCTTCCACCTTACAGAATGCAGGAACCAAAGACGGCCAAAAGCCTCAGACCCAGCGAGTCACATTGCATCAGTGGGTGTCACAGATTGCCACCAACTCGCTCTCGCTCCCAGCCCTGCCGCCGCTTCCTCCGGCCAGGTTCAGCACCGGGGATGACATGAAGCCAAGcattagaagaaaaaagcagATCAGGCCTCCAGCCGACCGATTCACCTGCACTGTGTGCGATAAGAGCTTCCCTTATCAGTCCAAGTTAATGGACCACGAGCGCATTCACACCGGAGAGAAGCCTTTCGCCTGCCCAGCATGCAACAAGAGCTTCAGAACGCAGGCGTTCCTCAACAACCACCTGAAGACCCACAGCACTGCACGCCCGTACGCGTGCGGCCAGTGCGGCAAGTGTTTTAACAAGTTGCAGAGCCTGACGAAGCACATGCTGGCCCACAGCGGCCAAAAGCCCTTCTACTGCAACATCTGCAACAAGGGCTTCACGCAGTCCACCTACTTCAAAAGGCACATGGAGTGCCACACGAGCCAGATGACGTTCCCCTGCAAGCACTGCAACAAAAGCTTCCCAACGGCTTTCAAACTGTCAAATCACGAGCGTTGGCACACCCGAGATCGCCCCCACATGTGTGAGCGCTGCGGGAAGAGGTTCCTCGTCCCCAGCCTGTTGAAGCGACATATGGGCTACCACATCGGCGACCGTCAGTATCTCTGCTCCCAGTGCGGGAAGACCTTCGTCTATTTGTCGGACCTGAAGAGGCACCAGCAAGACCACGTGCCCAAGGCGAAGATCCCATGCCCCGTTTGCCAAAAGAAGTTCTCCAGCAAGTACTGCCTGAGGGTTCACTTGAGGATCCACACCAGAGAGAGACCCTACCGGTGCTCCATATGCGAGAAGACCTTCACTCAGGTCGGGAATCTCAAGGTCCACATCAGGTTACACACCAACGAGCGCCCGTTCAGCTGTGACGTGTGCGGGAAGACCTACAAGTTGGCGTCCCATCTGAACGTCCACAAAAGGACTCACACATGCAAGAAGCCCTGGACGTGTGAGACGTGCGGGAAGGGATTCTCCGTCCCCGGCCTTCTGAAGAAGCACGAGCAGTTGCACTTGCGGGACGCAAACCCCGAGTTCGCCGGCAAGCGGAGACACAGGGGTAAGCACAAGAAGCACTCTCTCAAGAGGAAGTATGATGAGGAAGACGAGGGCAGCGATGATTATTaa